One part of the Halopenitus persicus genome encodes these proteins:
- a CDS encoding NAD(P)/FAD-dependent oxidoreductase yields MSEDVVDHRRLIIAGTGIAGLTAGIYAARANNDPLILEGDEPGGQLTLTTDVENYPGFPEGISGPDLINNMKEQARKFGAETKNGVVESVTDSDRPFRVTLTNGDVYTCDAFIAASGASARTLGIPGEDELMGYGLSTCATCDGAFFRGEDMLVVGGGDAAMEEANFLTKFADTVYIAHRREEFRAEDVWIDRVMEKVDDGEIEILRNTEVTELHGTPEEGIDHVTLVEHPDGHPTEKLADPATADDVVEYDFDVGAVFFAIGHTPNTDYLEDTGVELDDAGYLKTAGGDGGGQTETGVEGLFGAGDVVDFHYQQAVTAAGMGSKAAIDADEYLTELERAGELTDVETADAEAATADD; encoded by the coding sequence ATGAGCGAGGACGTAGTCGACCACCGACGGCTCATCATCGCCGGGACCGGGATCGCCGGTCTCACAGCCGGAATCTACGCCGCGCGGGCGAACAACGACCCCCTCATCCTCGAGGGCGACGAGCCGGGCGGACAGCTCACGCTGACGACCGACGTGGAGAACTATCCGGGTTTCCCGGAGGGCATCTCCGGGCCCGACCTGATCAACAACATGAAAGAACAGGCCCGGAAGTTCGGCGCCGAGACGAAGAACGGCGTCGTCGAGTCGGTCACTGATTCGGACCGGCCCTTCCGCGTGACGCTGACGAACGGCGACGTCTACACCTGCGACGCGTTCATCGCCGCGTCGGGCGCGTCCGCCCGCACGCTCGGCATCCCCGGCGAGGACGAGCTGATGGGCTACGGCCTCTCGACGTGTGCCACCTGCGACGGCGCCTTCTTCCGCGGGGAGGACATGCTCGTGGTCGGCGGCGGCGACGCCGCGATGGAGGAGGCGAACTTCCTGACGAAGTTCGCCGACACCGTCTACATCGCCCACCGGCGCGAGGAGTTCCGCGCCGAGGACGTCTGGATCGACCGCGTGATGGAGAAGGTCGATGACGGCGAGATCGAGATCCTCCGGAACACCGAGGTCACCGAGCTCCACGGCACGCCCGAAGAGGGCATCGACCACGTTACCCTGGTCGAACATCCCGACGGCCACCCCACGGAGAAGCTCGCGGACCCCGCGACCGCCGACGATGTCGTGGAGTACGACTTCGACGTCGGCGCCGTGTTCTTCGCCATCGGCCACACCCCCAATACCGACTACCTCGAGGACACCGGCGTCGAACTGGACGACGCGGGCTACCTCAAAACCGCCGGCGGCGATGGCGGCGGCCAGACCGAAACCGGCGTCGAGGGGCTGTTCGGTGCCGGCGACGTCGTCGACTTCCACTACCAGCAGGCGGTCACCGCGGCCGGAATGGGCAGCAAGGCGGCCATCGACGCCGACGAGTACCTGACGGAGCTCGAGCGCGCCGGCGAGCTCACGGACGTGGAGACGGCGGACGCCGAAGCCGCAACGGCGGACGACTGA
- a CDS encoding sulfurtransferase, producing MTETTGPGDDRDPAEIVVPIAWLADRLEDPTVHVVDVRDAWEYDAMGHVPGAVNVPFDTFRDREGPDAGTLPGAAAFADLLGELGVDRFDTIVAYDDTNGVFAARFLVTALVYGFADVHLLDGDFSAWKRADSAPADPVENEPVAADPVTVEPMRVEGPDSPIIGYDDVVSLLESSADDVVFVDTRDADEYAAGHLPGAVRFDWTEAVDPDTRGFRPKSELRDRFTERGITLDRPVVLYCNTARRLSHTYVALRWIGFEDVHIYEGSLTDWRDRGGGLVTNAEQQ from the coding sequence ATGACCGAGACAACCGGCCCGGGTGACGACCGCGATCCGGCCGAGATCGTCGTCCCGATCGCGTGGCTCGCCGACCGGCTCGAGGACCCGACGGTCCACGTCGTCGACGTTCGCGACGCCTGGGAGTACGACGCGATGGGCCACGTGCCCGGCGCGGTGAACGTTCCCTTCGACACGTTTCGGGATCGGGAGGGGCCGGACGCCGGCACGCTGCCCGGCGCGGCGGCGTTCGCGGACCTTCTCGGCGAGCTCGGAGTCGACCGGTTCGACACGATCGTCGCCTACGACGACACGAACGGCGTCTTCGCGGCCCGATTCCTGGTGACCGCGCTCGTCTACGGGTTCGCGGACGTCCACCTGCTCGACGGCGACTTCAGCGCCTGGAAACGAGCCGACTCGGCGCCGGCGGATCCGGTCGAGAACGAGCCGGTCGCGGCCGACCCGGTGACGGTCGAACCGATGCGCGTCGAGGGTCCCGACTCGCCGATAATTGGCTACGACGACGTCGTTTCGCTCCTCGAGTCGTCCGCGGATGACGTCGTCTTCGTCGACACCCGGGACGCCGACGAGTACGCGGCGGGCCACCTCCCGGGCGCCGTCAGATTCGACTGGACGGAGGCGGTCGACCCCGACACGCGCGGGTTCCGACCGAAATCCGAGCTCCGCGATCGCTTCACGGAGCGCGGGATCACGCTGGACCGGCCGGTCGTGCTCTACTGCAACACCGCCCGGCGGCTCTCACACACCTACGTCGCGCTCCGGTGGATCGGCTTCGAGGACGTCCACATCTACGAGGGAAGTCTGACCGACTGGCGGGACCGGGGCGGCGGACTCGTCACGAACGCGGAGCAGCAGTGA
- a CDS encoding sulfurtransferase produces the protein MGDSDYANDVLVSADWVEARLDEFESDDSALRLVEVDVDTEAYDEAHAPGAIGFNWESQLQDQTQRDILEREDFEALLGDHGISDDSTVVLYGDNSNWFAAYAYWQFKYWGHDDVKLLDGGREYWIENDYPTTDEVPSHPGTDYEAGGPYETIRAYRDDVEKAIDRGIPLVDVRSPEEYRGEILAPPGLQETAQRGGHVPGAKNISWAAVTNDDGTFKTRGELEELYAAEDIDGDETTIAYCRIGERSSVAWFALHELLGYDDTVNYDGSWTEWGNLVDAPIETGDGE, from the coding sequence ATGGGAGATTCCGATTACGCGAACGACGTGCTCGTCTCCGCCGACTGGGTGGAGGCCCGGCTGGACGAGTTCGAGAGCGACGACTCCGCCCTGCGACTCGTCGAGGTCGACGTCGACACCGAGGCCTACGACGAGGCGCACGCGCCCGGAGCGATCGGCTTCAACTGGGAGAGCCAGCTCCAGGACCAGACGCAGCGTGACATCCTCGAGCGGGAGGACTTCGAGGCGCTGTTGGGCGACCACGGGATCAGCGACGACTCCACGGTCGTGCTCTACGGCGACAACTCGAACTGGTTCGCCGCCTACGCCTACTGGCAGTTCAAGTACTGGGGCCACGACGACGTCAAGCTGCTCGACGGCGGCCGGGAGTACTGGATCGAGAACGACTATCCGACCACCGACGAGGTTCCCTCGCATCCGGGGACGGACTACGAGGCCGGCGGTCCCTACGAGACGATCCGCGCGTACCGCGACGACGTCGAAAAGGCGATCGACCGCGGGATCCCGCTGGTCGACGTCCGCTCGCCCGAGGAGTACCGCGGCGAGATCCTCGCGCCCCCGGGACTCCAGGAGACCGCCCAGCGCGGCGGCCACGTCCCCGGCGCGAAGAACATCTCGTGGGCGGCCGTGACGAACGACGACGGGACGTTCAAGACTCGCGGGGAGCTCGAGGAGCTGTACGCCGCCGAGGACATCGACGGCGACGAGACGACGATCGCCTACTGCCGCATCGGCGAGCGCTCCTCGGTCGCCTGGTTCGCGCTCCACGAGCTGCTCGGCTACGACGACACCGTCAACTACGACGGCTCCTGGACCGAGTGGGGCAACCTCGTCGACGCGCCGATCGAGACCGGCGACGGCGAGTGA
- a CDS encoding rubrerythrin family protein: MTPDDVLETVQSDLATELSRLGSSKALYAATEGELEADRVLRAAEVAERAAAETFAAWADDEPDADAREAFESVAADERAHAERVREELDEDVDASADGTDTDDLAIPTHLRSVEETVERAGALLGRILVADESKSQYVGYFVGDADPQTAGVFRDLRGDLDDQRERALELLETVCEDESDWEVATEAAAAVVRVAYEEHVETLESLGVDPKPVC; encoded by the coding sequence ATGACTCCCGACGACGTGCTCGAGACCGTCCAGTCCGACCTCGCGACCGAACTCTCCAGGCTCGGCTCCTCGAAGGCGCTGTACGCCGCCACCGAGGGCGAGCTCGAGGCCGACCGCGTCCTCCGGGCGGCCGAAGTCGCGGAGCGAGCCGCGGCCGAGACGTTCGCCGCGTGGGCCGACGACGAGCCCGATGCGGATGCCCGCGAGGCCTTCGAGTCGGTTGCGGCGGACGAGCGGGCGCACGCCGAGCGCGTTCGCGAGGAACTCGACGAGGACGTCGACGCGAGTGCAGACGGGACGGACACCGACGATCTCGCGATCCCGACCCACCTCCGGTCGGTCGAGGAAACGGTCGAGCGCGCGGGCGCGTTGCTCGGCCGGATCCTCGTCGCCGACGAGTCGAAGTCACAGTACGTCGGCTACTTCGTCGGCGACGCCGACCCCCAAACGGCCGGCGTCTTCCGCGATCTCCGCGGCGATCTCGACGACCAGCGCGAGCGCGCGCTCGAGCTGCTCGAGACGGTCTGTGAGGACGAGTCGGACTGGGAAGTCGCGACCGAGGCGGCCGCAGCGGTCGTCCGCGTCGCCTACGAGGAGCACGTCGAGACCCTCGAGTCGCTCGGCGTCGACCCCAAGCCGGTCTGCTGA